A region from the Falco rusticolus isolate bFalRus1 chromosome 4, bFalRus1.pri, whole genome shotgun sequence genome encodes:
- the GGA2 gene encoding ADP-ribosylation factor-binding protein GGA2 isoform X3: MFYQASPHPQRTLPHHKHSCGLPAGRVEAHEELRRVDLLPASGGVEQSRSPWLALGSWSGGSYYGTWSSEKVKSRVTEVIFSWTVWFPQEVKIRDAYQMLKKQGIVKEDPKLPEDRILPPPSPRPQNSIFDTDEEKSKLLARLLKSSHSEDLQAANRLIKSMIKEEQEKSDKVSRRVTTISEVSENIKYMDELLENYKRQELSQSDQETLQTLFQRCEKLRPLLFRLASETVDDDEALAEILQANDKLTQALGHYRQVVASHENGGGGGSATSSADAPACRPTPRRMKSYTLIDFSELEATSQSPTDHSANIPATSHHGSTSTCLLDEEFKSLGLSNSPVGQEPLPDFGLAETAVHNGYGEIVSAVQTWGLQESSEDSCSEKNEFQGLVDQHSLPSRTKTLSLDLSPMKLPFPDLPNSSMADTSFSSLGYELKPAASLHPASYDASLENLFVPLISITPSSICPLTVYDRNGFKAMLHFSRDPAPGRPDVLVLVLSMLSTSAQPVKDIVFQAAVPKTMKIKLQPASGSELPAFSPLLPPAVVSQVLLLANPHKDPIRLRYKLAFVQGVQPFAEVGEVTGFPEAELWGRS; encoded by the exons ATGTTTTACCAAGCCAGCCCACACCCACAGCGTACACTTCCACACCACAAACACTCGTGTGGGCTTCCTGCGGGGCGAGTGGAGGCACACGAGGAGCTACGGCGGGTGGATCTGCTTCCTGCGAGCGGCGGggtggagcagagcaggagtcCATGGCTGGCGCTGGGGAGCTGGAGCGGTGGCTCA tactATGGAACCTGGTCTTCAGAAAAAGTCAAGTCAAGAGTCACAGAAGTAATATTCAGTTGGACGGTCTGGTTTCCTCAGGAAGTTAAAATCCGGGATGCTTATCAGATGCTGAAGAAACAAG GGATTGTAAAAGAAGACCCCAAACTGCCAGAAGACAGAATTTTACCTCCCCCTTCTCCAAGACCTCAGAATTCTATTTTTGACACAGACGAAGAGAAATCCAAG CTCTTagcaaggcttttaaaaagtagcCACTCTGAAGACCTGCAGGCTGCCAACCGTCTGATCAAGAGCATGATTAAAGAG GAACAAGAAAAGTCAGATAAGGTGTCCAGAAGAGTGACCACCATCAGTGAGGTTTCTGAGAATATTAAATATATGGACGAGTTACTGGAAAACTACAAGAGACAAGAATTATCCCAATCTGACCAGGAGACCCTACAA ACTCTGTTTCAACGCTGTGAGAAGCTCAGGCCGCTGCTCTTTCGCCTTGCCAGTGAGACAGTTGATGACGATGAGGCTCTAG CTGAGATACTGCAGGCCAATGACAAGCTCACCCAGGCGCTTGGACACTACAGGCAGGTTGTAGCCAGCCATGAAAATGGTGGTGGAGGAGGTTcagccaccagctctgctgatgCACCAG CATGCCGGCCAACCCCAAGACGCATGAAGAGCTACACACTGATTGACTTCTCTGAACTGGAGGCCACATCCCAGTCTCCTACAGACCACTCTGCAAACATACCCGCTACCTCCCACCATGGCAGCACCTCTACTTGTCTGCTTGATGAGGAGTTTAAGTCGTTAG GTCTCAGCAACTCTCCTGTTGGACAGGAACCACTGCCCGATTTTGGCTTAGCAGAG ACTGCTGTACACAATGGATATGGTGAAATCGTAAGTGCTGTTCAAACATGGGGACTGCAGGAGAGCTCTGAAGACAGCTGTTCAGAGAAGAATGAATTTCAGGGCCTGGTTGATCAGCACTCTCTACCATCCAGGACCAAGACATTATCTTT ggaTTTATCGCCAATGAAATTGCCCTTTCCAGATCTTCCAAATAGCTCAATGGCAGATACTTCATTCTCCAGTTTAGGCTACGAGCTGAAGCCTGCTGCCTCTTTGCATCCAGCTTCTTATGATGCTTCTCTAGAAAACCTTTTTGTCCCTTTAATTTCAATTACACCGA GCAGCATCTGTCCGCTTACTGTGTATGACAGGAATGGTTTCAAAGCTATGCTCCACTTCTCCAGAGACCCGGCTCCTGGCCGACCAGATGTGCTGGTGCTGGTTCTTTCCATGCTGAGCACATCAGCTCAACCAGTTAAGGACATAGTGTTCCAGGCTGCAGTCCCAAAG accatgaaaataaagttacagCCAGCGTCCGGTTCTGAGCTGCCTGCCTTCagcccccttctcccccctgcGGTGGTATCTCAGGTCCTGCTGCTCGCCAATCCGCACAAG GATCCCATCCGACTGAGATACAAACTAGCATTTGTGCAAGGTGTGCAGCCCTTCGCTGAGGTGGGAGAGGTGACAGGCTTCCCAGAAGCAGAgctctggggcaggagctgA
- the GGA2 gene encoding ADP-ribosylation factor-binding protein GGA2 isoform X1: MAGAGELERWLNKATDPSVPEENWECIQQFCDQVNANIEGPSLAPRLLAHKIQSPQEMEALHALTVLETCVNNCGERFHNEIAKFRFLNELIKVLSPKYYGTWSSEKVKSRVTEVIFSWTVWFPQEVKIRDAYQMLKKQGIVKEDPKLPEDRILPPPSPRPQNSIFDTDEEKSKLLARLLKSSHSEDLQAANRLIKSMIKEEQEKSDKVSRRVTTISEVSENIKYMDELLENYKRQELSQSDQETLQTLFQRCEKLRPLLFRLASETVDDDEALAEILQANDKLTQALGHYRQVVASHENGGGGGSATSSADAPACRPTPRRMKSYTLIDFSELEATSQSPTDHSANIPATSHHGSTSTCLLDEEFKSLGLSNSPVGQEPLPDFGLAETAVHNGYGEIVSAVQTWGLQESSEDSCSEKNEFQGLVDQHSLPSRTKTLSLDLSPMKLPFPDLPNSSMADTSFSSLGYELKPAASLHPASYDASLENLFVPLISITPSSICPLTVYDRNGFKAMLHFSRDPAPGRPDVLVLVLSMLSTSAQPVKDIVFQAAVPKTMKIKLQPASGSELPAFSPLLPPAVVSQVLLLANPHKDPIRLRYKLAFVQGVQPFAEVGEVTGFPEAELWGRS, from the exons ATGGCTGGCGCTGGGGAGCTGGAGCGGTGGCTCA aTAAAGCCACCGACCCAAGTGTCCCCGAGGAAAACTGGGAATGCATCCAGCAGTTCTGTGACCAGGTGAACGCCAACATAGAAGG CCCATCACTTGCACCGAGGCTGCTGGCACATAAGATACAGTCACCTCAGGAGATGGAAGCTCTTCATGCTCTCACA gtgCTAGAGACCTGTGTGAATAACTGCGGTGAAAGATTTCACAATGAAATagcaaaattcagatttctgaatGAGCTGATTAAAGTGCTTTCCCCAAAG tactATGGAACCTGGTCTTCAGAAAAAGTCAAGTCAAGAGTCACAGAAGTAATATTCAGTTGGACGGTCTGGTTTCCTCAGGAAGTTAAAATCCGGGATGCTTATCAGATGCTGAAGAAACAAG GGATTGTAAAAGAAGACCCCAAACTGCCAGAAGACAGAATTTTACCTCCCCCTTCTCCAAGACCTCAGAATTCTATTTTTGACACAGACGAAGAGAAATCCAAG CTCTTagcaaggcttttaaaaagtagcCACTCTGAAGACCTGCAGGCTGCCAACCGTCTGATCAAGAGCATGATTAAAGAG GAACAAGAAAAGTCAGATAAGGTGTCCAGAAGAGTGACCACCATCAGTGAGGTTTCTGAGAATATTAAATATATGGACGAGTTACTGGAAAACTACAAGAGACAAGAATTATCCCAATCTGACCAGGAGACCCTACAA ACTCTGTTTCAACGCTGTGAGAAGCTCAGGCCGCTGCTCTTTCGCCTTGCCAGTGAGACAGTTGATGACGATGAGGCTCTAG CTGAGATACTGCAGGCCAATGACAAGCTCACCCAGGCGCTTGGACACTACAGGCAGGTTGTAGCCAGCCATGAAAATGGTGGTGGAGGAGGTTcagccaccagctctgctgatgCACCAG CATGCCGGCCAACCCCAAGACGCATGAAGAGCTACACACTGATTGACTTCTCTGAACTGGAGGCCACATCCCAGTCTCCTACAGACCACTCTGCAAACATACCCGCTACCTCCCACCATGGCAGCACCTCTACTTGTCTGCTTGATGAGGAGTTTAAGTCGTTAG GTCTCAGCAACTCTCCTGTTGGACAGGAACCACTGCCCGATTTTGGCTTAGCAGAG ACTGCTGTACACAATGGATATGGTGAAATCGTAAGTGCTGTTCAAACATGGGGACTGCAGGAGAGCTCTGAAGACAGCTGTTCAGAGAAGAATGAATTTCAGGGCCTGGTTGATCAGCACTCTCTACCATCCAGGACCAAGACATTATCTTT ggaTTTATCGCCAATGAAATTGCCCTTTCCAGATCTTCCAAATAGCTCAATGGCAGATACTTCATTCTCCAGTTTAGGCTACGAGCTGAAGCCTGCTGCCTCTTTGCATCCAGCTTCTTATGATGCTTCTCTAGAAAACCTTTTTGTCCCTTTAATTTCAATTACACCGA GCAGCATCTGTCCGCTTACTGTGTATGACAGGAATGGTTTCAAAGCTATGCTCCACTTCTCCAGAGACCCGGCTCCTGGCCGACCAGATGTGCTGGTGCTGGTTCTTTCCATGCTGAGCACATCAGCTCAACCAGTTAAGGACATAGTGTTCCAGGCTGCAGTCCCAAAG accatgaaaataaagttacagCCAGCGTCCGGTTCTGAGCTGCCTGCCTTCagcccccttctcccccctgcGGTGGTATCTCAGGTCCTGCTGCTCGCCAATCCGCACAAG GATCCCATCCGACTGAGATACAAACTAGCATTTGTGCAAGGTGTGCAGCCCTTCGCTGAGGTGGGAGAGGTGACAGGCTTCCCAGAAGCAGAgctctggggcaggagctgA
- the GGA2 gene encoding ADP-ribosylation factor-binding protein GGA2 isoform X2: MGACALSDLHLLLLLPSPSLAPRLLAHKIQSPQEMEALHALTVLETCVNNCGERFHNEIAKFRFLNELIKVLSPKYYGTWSSEKVKSRVTEVIFSWTVWFPQEVKIRDAYQMLKKQGIVKEDPKLPEDRILPPPSPRPQNSIFDTDEEKSKLLARLLKSSHSEDLQAANRLIKSMIKEEQEKSDKVSRRVTTISEVSENIKYMDELLENYKRQELSQSDQETLQTLFQRCEKLRPLLFRLASETVDDDEALAEILQANDKLTQALGHYRQVVASHENGGGGGSATSSADAPACRPTPRRMKSYTLIDFSELEATSQSPTDHSANIPATSHHGSTSTCLLDEEFKSLGLSNSPVGQEPLPDFGLAETAVHNGYGEIVSAVQTWGLQESSEDSCSEKNEFQGLVDQHSLPSRTKTLSLDLSPMKLPFPDLPNSSMADTSFSSLGYELKPAASLHPASYDASLENLFVPLISITPSSICPLTVYDRNGFKAMLHFSRDPAPGRPDVLVLVLSMLSTSAQPVKDIVFQAAVPKTMKIKLQPASGSELPAFSPLLPPAVVSQVLLLANPHKDPIRLRYKLAFVQGVQPFAEVGEVTGFPEAELWGRS, encoded by the exons atgggAGCTTGCGCGTTGTCTGACTTGCACTTGCTTCTGCTACTCCCCAGCCCATCACTTGCACCGAGGCTGCTGGCACATAAGATACAGTCACCTCAGGAGATGGAAGCTCTTCATGCTCTCACA gtgCTAGAGACCTGTGTGAATAACTGCGGTGAAAGATTTCACAATGAAATagcaaaattcagatttctgaatGAGCTGATTAAAGTGCTTTCCCCAAAG tactATGGAACCTGGTCTTCAGAAAAAGTCAAGTCAAGAGTCACAGAAGTAATATTCAGTTGGACGGTCTGGTTTCCTCAGGAAGTTAAAATCCGGGATGCTTATCAGATGCTGAAGAAACAAG GGATTGTAAAAGAAGACCCCAAACTGCCAGAAGACAGAATTTTACCTCCCCCTTCTCCAAGACCTCAGAATTCTATTTTTGACACAGACGAAGAGAAATCCAAG CTCTTagcaaggcttttaaaaagtagcCACTCTGAAGACCTGCAGGCTGCCAACCGTCTGATCAAGAGCATGATTAAAGAG GAACAAGAAAAGTCAGATAAGGTGTCCAGAAGAGTGACCACCATCAGTGAGGTTTCTGAGAATATTAAATATATGGACGAGTTACTGGAAAACTACAAGAGACAAGAATTATCCCAATCTGACCAGGAGACCCTACAA ACTCTGTTTCAACGCTGTGAGAAGCTCAGGCCGCTGCTCTTTCGCCTTGCCAGTGAGACAGTTGATGACGATGAGGCTCTAG CTGAGATACTGCAGGCCAATGACAAGCTCACCCAGGCGCTTGGACACTACAGGCAGGTTGTAGCCAGCCATGAAAATGGTGGTGGAGGAGGTTcagccaccagctctgctgatgCACCAG CATGCCGGCCAACCCCAAGACGCATGAAGAGCTACACACTGATTGACTTCTCTGAACTGGAGGCCACATCCCAGTCTCCTACAGACCACTCTGCAAACATACCCGCTACCTCCCACCATGGCAGCACCTCTACTTGTCTGCTTGATGAGGAGTTTAAGTCGTTAG GTCTCAGCAACTCTCCTGTTGGACAGGAACCACTGCCCGATTTTGGCTTAGCAGAG ACTGCTGTACACAATGGATATGGTGAAATCGTAAGTGCTGTTCAAACATGGGGACTGCAGGAGAGCTCTGAAGACAGCTGTTCAGAGAAGAATGAATTTCAGGGCCTGGTTGATCAGCACTCTCTACCATCCAGGACCAAGACATTATCTTT ggaTTTATCGCCAATGAAATTGCCCTTTCCAGATCTTCCAAATAGCTCAATGGCAGATACTTCATTCTCCAGTTTAGGCTACGAGCTGAAGCCTGCTGCCTCTTTGCATCCAGCTTCTTATGATGCTTCTCTAGAAAACCTTTTTGTCCCTTTAATTTCAATTACACCGA GCAGCATCTGTCCGCTTACTGTGTATGACAGGAATGGTTTCAAAGCTATGCTCCACTTCTCCAGAGACCCGGCTCCTGGCCGACCAGATGTGCTGGTGCTGGTTCTTTCCATGCTGAGCACATCAGCTCAACCAGTTAAGGACATAGTGTTCCAGGCTGCAGTCCCAAAG accatgaaaataaagttacagCCAGCGTCCGGTTCTGAGCTGCCTGCCTTCagcccccttctcccccctgcGGTGGTATCTCAGGTCCTGCTGCTCGCCAATCCGCACAAG GATCCCATCCGACTGAGATACAAACTAGCATTTGTGCAAGGTGTGCAGCCCTTCGCTGAGGTGGGAGAGGTGACAGGCTTCCCAGAAGCAGAgctctggggcaggagctgA
- the EARS2 gene encoding probable glutamate--tRNA ligase, mitochondrial isoform X2, translated as MLEWAGIPPDESPRRGGSFGPYQQSQRLDLYRRASEVLLERGVAYRCFCTPQRLELLKKEALRSQQTPRYDNRCRHLTPTEVAEKLSQGLEWVVRFRLEKGVEPFQDLVYGWNKHEVAEVEGDPVILKGDGFPTYHLANVVDDHYMGISHVLRGTEWLTSTSKHLLLYRAFGWDPPQFCHLPLLLNKDGGKLSKRQGDIFLERFAQDGYLPEALLDIITNCGSGFAEKQMGRTLEELISQFEVGRITPHSAFLDLEKLPEFNRIHLTHHIENEGLRQKLIRELQLLVEHVYGDQQVDQDVLEKEYMERVLLMRKGHISFLKNLVSCDYSYLWVRPLVSRKQLQTISAEVDEIGKLVLGLMTRQAAVLTVEELNKDLKSLHNQTKETKYSSMMQLLRLALSGKQHGPSIAEMMVTLGPKEVCGRICKALSS; from the exons ATGCTGGAATGGGCAG GTATTCCCCCTGATGAGAGTCCTCGCCGCGGTGGTTCCTTTGGACCCTACCAGCAATCACAGAGACTTGACCTTTACAGGAGAGCCAGTGAAGTGCTTTTGGAGAGAGGTGTGGCGTACCGCTGCTTTTGCACCCCTCAGCGCCTGGAGCTGCTGAAGAAGGAGGCTTTGCGGAGCCAGCAGACCCCACG ATATGACAACCGGTGCCGGCACCTGACGCCCACTGAAGTGGCTGAGAAGCTGTCACAGGGCCTTGAGTGGGTGGTCCGCTTCCGACTGGAGAAGGGGGTTGAACCCTTTCAAGACCTGGTCTATGGCTGGAACAAGCATGAAGTGGCTGAGGTGGAAGGTGACCCAGTGATTCTCAAGGGGGATGGCTTCCCCACCTACCACCTGGCAAATGTGGTGGATGACCATTACATGGGCATCAGCCACGTTCTGCGTGGAACTGAGTGGCTGACTTCAACGTCCAAGCACCTCCTTCTCTACAGAGCCTTTGGCTGGGATCCCCCTCAGTTTTGTCACCTCCCGCTGCTTCTGAACAAAGACGGTGGCAAGCTGTCAAAAAGGCAGGGGGACATCTTTCTGGAGCGCTTTGCTCAGGACGGCTACTTGCCAGAGGCTCTGCTGGACATCATAACCAACTGTGGCTCTGGATTTGCAG agaaacagaTGGGGAGGACTTTGGAGGAGCTGATCTCACAGTTTGAAGTAGGCAGAATTACACCCCATTCTGCCTTCCTGGATCTTGAAAAACTCCCAGAATTCAACAG GATTCACCTCACCCATCATATTGAGAATGAAGGGCTGCGACAGAAGCTAATTAGAGAGTTGCAGTTGTTGGTGGAGCATGTCTATGGGGATCAACAAGTGGATCAAGATGTTCTAGAAAAGGAATATATGGAGCGAGTCCTCCTGATGAGAAAA gGTCACATAAGCTTCCTGAAGAACCTGGTGTCGTGTGATTATTCTTACCTATGGGTTAGGCCCTTGGTGTCCCGAAAGCAACTACAAACTATTTCGGCAGAAGTAGATGAAATAGGAAAACTAGTCTTAGG GCTCATGACAAGGCAGGCAGCTGTTTTGACTGTGGAGGAGTTGAACAAAGACCTGAAAAGCCTCCATAACCAAACCAAAGAGACTAAGTACAGCAGCATGATGCAGCTCCTTCGCTTGGCTCTCAGTGGGAAGCAG CATGGACCGAGCATTGCCGAGATGATGGTGACTTTGGGACCTAAAGAAGTGTGTGGACGAATATGCAAAGCACTATCTAGCTAA
- the EARS2 gene encoding probable glutamate--tRNA ligase, mitochondrial isoform X1 produces MARALRALRGVVGPGPRVRFGPSPTGFLHLGGLRTALYNYIFAKKHQGTFILRVEDTDQSRVVPGAAEGIEDMLEWAGIPPDESPRRGGSFGPYQQSQRLDLYRRASEVLLERGVAYRCFCTPQRLELLKKEALRSQQTPRYDNRCRHLTPTEVAEKLSQGLEWVVRFRLEKGVEPFQDLVYGWNKHEVAEVEGDPVILKGDGFPTYHLANVVDDHYMGISHVLRGTEWLTSTSKHLLLYRAFGWDPPQFCHLPLLLNKDGGKLSKRQGDIFLERFAQDGYLPEALLDIITNCGSGFAEKQMGRTLEELISQFEVGRITPHSAFLDLEKLPEFNRIHLTHHIENEGLRQKLIRELQLLVEHVYGDQQVDQDVLEKEYMERVLLMRKGHISFLKNLVSCDYSYLWVRPLVSRKQLQTISAEVDEIGKLVLGLMTRQAAVLTVEELNKDLKSLHNQTKETKYSSMMQLLRLALSGKQHGPSIAEMMVTLGPKEVCGRICKALSS; encoded by the exons ATGGCGCGGGCGCTGCGGGCGCTGCGGGGCGTGGTGGGCCCGGGGCCGCGGGTGCGGTTcggccccagccccacag GTTTTCTGCACTTGGGCGGCCTTCGGACCGCTTTGTACAATTATATTTTTGCCAAAAAACACCAAGGGACCTTTATTTTGAGGGTGGAGGATACAGATCAAAGTCGAGTGGTgcctggagctgcagaaggaataGAGGATATGCTGGAATGGGCAG GTATTCCCCCTGATGAGAGTCCTCGCCGCGGTGGTTCCTTTGGACCCTACCAGCAATCACAGAGACTTGACCTTTACAGGAGAGCCAGTGAAGTGCTTTTGGAGAGAGGTGTGGCGTACCGCTGCTTTTGCACCCCTCAGCGCCTGGAGCTGCTGAAGAAGGAGGCTTTGCGGAGCCAGCAGACCCCACG ATATGACAACCGGTGCCGGCACCTGACGCCCACTGAAGTGGCTGAGAAGCTGTCACAGGGCCTTGAGTGGGTGGTCCGCTTCCGACTGGAGAAGGGGGTTGAACCCTTTCAAGACCTGGTCTATGGCTGGAACAAGCATGAAGTGGCTGAGGTGGAAGGTGACCCAGTGATTCTCAAGGGGGATGGCTTCCCCACCTACCACCTGGCAAATGTGGTGGATGACCATTACATGGGCATCAGCCACGTTCTGCGTGGAACTGAGTGGCTGACTTCAACGTCCAAGCACCTCCTTCTCTACAGAGCCTTTGGCTGGGATCCCCCTCAGTTTTGTCACCTCCCGCTGCTTCTGAACAAAGACGGTGGCAAGCTGTCAAAAAGGCAGGGGGACATCTTTCTGGAGCGCTTTGCTCAGGACGGCTACTTGCCAGAGGCTCTGCTGGACATCATAACCAACTGTGGCTCTGGATTTGCAG agaaacagaTGGGGAGGACTTTGGAGGAGCTGATCTCACAGTTTGAAGTAGGCAGAATTACACCCCATTCTGCCTTCCTGGATCTTGAAAAACTCCCAGAATTCAACAG GATTCACCTCACCCATCATATTGAGAATGAAGGGCTGCGACAGAAGCTAATTAGAGAGTTGCAGTTGTTGGTGGAGCATGTCTATGGGGATCAACAAGTGGATCAAGATGTTCTAGAAAAGGAATATATGGAGCGAGTCCTCCTGATGAGAAAA gGTCACATAAGCTTCCTGAAGAACCTGGTGTCGTGTGATTATTCTTACCTATGGGTTAGGCCCTTGGTGTCCCGAAAGCAACTACAAACTATTTCGGCAGAAGTAGATGAAATAGGAAAACTAGTCTTAGG GCTCATGACAAGGCAGGCAGCTGTTTTGACTGTGGAGGAGTTGAACAAAGACCTGAAAAGCCTCCATAACCAAACCAAAGAGACTAAGTACAGCAGCATGATGCAGCTCCTTCGCTTGGCTCTCAGTGGGAAGCAG CATGGACCGAGCATTGCCGAGATGATGGTGACTTTGGGACCTAAAGAAGTGTGTGGACGAATATGCAAAGCACTATCTAGCTAA